Proteins encoded within one genomic window of Triticum aestivum cultivar Chinese Spring chromosome 2D, IWGSC CS RefSeq v2.1, whole genome shotgun sequence:
- the LOC123053273 gene encoding serine decarboxylase 1, with protein MTGTIANGVAAPTAPGLREKAAAAPLPEELAPEVVEGEREIVLGRNMHASCFAVKEPDADDEFTGEREATMAGVLARYRRSLVERTKHHLGYPYNLDFEYGALSQLQHFSINNLGDPFIESNYGVHSRQFEVGVLDWFARLWDLEKDEYWGYITNCGTEGNLHGILVGREVFPDGILYASRDSHYSVFKAARMYRMDCVKVDTLVSGEIDCADFGRKLLENKDKPAIINVNIGTTVKGAVDDLDLVIETLEKSGFKDRFYIHCDGALFGLMMPFVKQAPRVSFKKPIGSVSVSGHKFVGCPMPCGVQITRLNHINALSSNVEYLASRDATIMGSRNGHAPIFLWYTLNRKGYKGFQKEVQKCLRNAHYLKDRLKDAGISAMLNELSSTVVFERPKDEEFVRRWQLACEGSISHVVVMPSVTVDKLDTFLNELVEKRVTWYQEGKCQSPCIAADVGQENCLCTLHKT; from the exons ATGACGGGCACCATCGCGAATGGAGTGGCGGCGCCAACTGCCCCGGGGCTCCGCGAGAAGGCCGCCGCGGCGCCGCTGCCCGAGGAGCTGGCGCCGGAGGTggtggagggagagagggagatcgTGCTGGGGAGGAACATGCacgcctcctgcttcgccgtgaAGGAGCCCGACGCCGACGACGAGTTCACCGGCGAGCGCGAGGCCACCATGGCCGGCGTCCTCGCGCGCTACCGCCGCTCCCTCGTCGAGCGCACCAAGCACCACCTCG GCTACCCATACAATCTGGACTTTGAGTACGGTGCTCTTTCCCAGCTGCAGCACTTCTCCATTAACAACCTGGGCGACCCATTCATTGAGAGCAACTATGGCGTGCACTCTAGGCAGTTTGAAGTGGGTGTGTTGGATTGGTTTGCTCGCCTTTGGGACCTTGAAAAGGATGAATATTGGGGATACATTACAAACTGTGGCACTGAAGGAAATCTGCATGGGATTCTTGTCGG AAGAGAAGTTTTCCCTGATGGGATCTTGTATGCCTCTCGTGACTCCCACTACTCAGTGTTTAAAGCAGCGAGAATGTACAGGATGGATTGCGTTAAAGTGGATACTCTTGTCTCTGGAGAAATAGATTGTGCAGATTTTGGGAGAAAGCTACTTGAAAACAAAGATAAACCTGCTATTATTAATGTCAACATTG GGACAACTGTCAAGGGAGCAGTTGATGATCTTGACTTGGTTATCGAAACACTTGAAAAAAGTGGGTTCAAGGATCGGTTTTATATACACTGTGATGGTGCTCTGTTTGGTCTGATGATGCCATTTGTTAAGCAG GCACCTAGGGTATCCTTTAAGAAGCCCATTGGGAGTGTGAGTGTGTCTGGTCACAAATTTGTTGGATGTCCCATGCCCTGTGGTGTCCAGATAACAAGGTTGAATCACATAAATGCCCTTTCTAGCAATGTTGAGTATCTAGCTTCACGAGATGCTACAATCATGGGAAGCAGGAATGGTCATGCTCCCATCTTCCTATGGTACACCCTGAACAGGAAAGGCTATAAAGGTTTTCAGAAGGAAGTTCAGAAGTGCTTGAGAAATGCACATTACCTGAAAGATCGGCTCAAGGATGCTGGAATTAGTGCGATGCTTAACGAGCTCAGTAGTACAGTAGTTTTTGAGAGGCCAAAGGACGAAGAGTTTGTGCGACGGTGGCAGCTTGCTTGTGAGGGAAGTATATCACATGTTGTGGTAATGCCCAGCGTCACTGTTGATAAGCTGGATACTTTCTTAAATGAGTTGGTGGAGAAGCGGGTAACCTGGTACCAGGAAGGAAAATGCCAATCCCCTTGCATTGCAGCTGATGTAGGCCAGGAGAACTGTCTTTGTACTCTGCACAAGACATAA